A stretch of the Archangium violaceum genome encodes the following:
- a CDS encoding glycosyltransferase, which produces MKVALVHDWLVTQRGGEHVLEALCELFPQADIHTLVHRPGVVHPRIESRPIHTSVLQRIPRVHKLYRHFLPVLPKVIESMRLEGYGLVISSSHCVAKGIRKPPGAKHLAYVHAPMRYMWDLFDDYFGPGRASLPVRVAAHAVRPYLQKWDRESTAGVDRILVNSQHIAGKVRRFWGRDASVVYPPVALERFCRHPLEGLGQGGYFLWLGAFAPYKRLDIALEAFRHLDAPLWVVGTGQEAARLTSGPLPGNVRFLGSVSDEALAGLYRDARALIFTPEEDFGIVPLEAQACGRPVIAYGRGGALETVSPRTGLFFDAQTPEALVEAVRRFEQWEPGFRPEDARAQAERFSRAAFLRAVTAEVDTLLGASSGPSVRAAVP; this is translated from the coding sequence GTGAAGGTCGCCCTCGTCCACGATTGGCTCGTTACCCAGCGCGGCGGCGAGCACGTGCTCGAAGCACTGTGCGAGCTGTTCCCTCAGGCGGACATCCACACCCTCGTCCACCGCCCGGGCGTCGTGCATCCGCGCATCGAGTCGCGGCCCATCCACACGTCCGTCCTCCAGCGCATTCCCCGCGTCCACAAGCTCTACCGGCACTTCCTCCCGGTGCTCCCCAAGGTCATCGAGTCCATGCGCCTGGAGGGGTATGGCCTCGTCATCTCCTCCAGCCACTGCGTGGCCAAGGGCATCCGCAAGCCGCCCGGGGCGAAGCACCTCGCGTACGTGCACGCGCCCATGCGCTACATGTGGGACTTGTTCGACGACTACTTCGGGCCGGGGCGGGCCTCGTTGCCGGTGCGCGTGGCGGCGCACGCGGTGCGGCCATACCTCCAGAAGTGGGATCGCGAGAGCACCGCCGGGGTGGATCGCATCCTCGTCAACAGCCAGCACATCGCCGGCAAGGTGCGGCGCTTCTGGGGCCGCGACGCCTCCGTGGTGTACCCGCCGGTGGCGTTGGAGCGCTTCTGCCGGCACCCGTTGGAGGGGCTCGGCCAGGGTGGCTACTTCCTGTGGTTGGGTGCTTTCGCGCCCTACAAGCGGCTCGACATCGCCCTGGAGGCCTTCCGTCACCTGGACGCGCCGCTGTGGGTGGTGGGCACCGGCCAGGAAGCGGCCCGGCTCACCTCGGGGCCGCTGCCCGGGAACGTCCGCTTCCTCGGCTCCGTGTCGGACGAGGCGCTCGCCGGCCTCTACCGCGACGCGCGCGCGCTCATCTTCACCCCCGAGGAGGATTTCGGAATCGTCCCGCTCGAGGCCCAGGCCTGTGGCCGCCCCGTCATCGCCTACGGGCGGGGTGGGGCGCTGGAGACGGTCAGCCCTCGCACCGGCCTCTTCTTCGACGCGCAGACGCCCGAGGCGCTGGTGGAGGCGGTGCGCCGCTTCGAGCAGTGGGAGCCCGGTTTCCGTCCGGAGGACGCCCGGGCCCAGGCCGAGCGCTTCAGCCGGGCCGCCTTCCTGCGCGCGGTGACGGCCGAGGTGGACACGCTCCTGGGTGCTTCGTCCGGCCCCTCCGTCCGGGCCGCTGTTCCCTGA
- a CDS encoding nuclease yields the protein MSARLIEQLHEDVRARAENRPGVYRMRGPSGEVLYVGKSVKVRTRLLSYFRAQRGEKAAEIIGHAHGVEWDYVPSEFAALLEEFRLIKRWRPLFNVEHKRDSSLCFIKLTREAVPRLLVVGHVINDGAEYFGPIRGRQAATGAVRAVSDLLELRDCPSDTPMRLADQIELFRLREDPRCMRGQVGRCLSPCAGGCTRTEYLARVAQARDFLNGVTDQPLALLRERMSVAARRLQFEYAAELRDRAETLARVQAELLRIGQFVERLSFVYTVPGHGGEDRVYVVRRGSVRAELPVPSTAQERLVLEARVGEIFERPEPRAIGLRAHEAQEVLLVARWFRLNPDELERTLPVSARPGEQDVASGTPG from the coding sequence ATGAGCGCACGCCTGATCGAACAACTCCACGAGGACGTCCGCGCCCGCGCCGAGAACCGTCCCGGGGTCTACCGCATGAGGGGACCCTCGGGAGAGGTGCTCTACGTGGGCAAGTCGGTGAAGGTGCGCACGCGGCTGCTCTCCTACTTCCGGGCCCAGCGTGGGGAGAAGGCGGCGGAGATCATCGGGCACGCGCACGGCGTGGAGTGGGACTACGTCCCGAGCGAGTTCGCCGCGCTGCTGGAGGAGTTCCGGCTGATCAAACGCTGGCGGCCCCTCTTCAACGTGGAGCACAAGCGCGACAGCTCGCTGTGCTTCATCAAGCTGACGCGCGAGGCCGTGCCCCGGCTGCTGGTCGTGGGCCACGTCATCAACGATGGTGCCGAGTACTTCGGTCCCATCCGGGGCCGACAGGCGGCCACCGGGGCGGTGCGGGCGGTGAGCGATCTTCTGGAGCTGCGCGACTGCCCCTCGGACACGCCCATGCGGCTGGCGGATCAGATAGAGCTCTTCCGTCTCCGGGAGGATCCGCGTTGCATGCGCGGCCAGGTCGGGCGCTGTCTGTCGCCGTGCGCCGGGGGTTGCACGCGTACCGAGTATCTGGCGCGAGTCGCCCAGGCCCGTGACTTCCTGAATGGCGTGACGGACCAACCGCTCGCCCTGCTGCGCGAGCGGATGAGCGTCGCGGCCCGGCGCCTCCAGTTCGAGTACGCGGCCGAGCTGAGGGATCGGGCGGAGACGCTGGCGCGCGTGCAGGCCGAGTTGCTGCGGATCGGCCAGTTCGTGGAGCGCCTCTCCTTCGTCTACACCGTGCCGGGCCATGGTGGAGAGGACCGCGTCTATGTCGTGCGCCGGGGCAGCGTGCGCGCGGAGCTCCCGGTTCCGAGCACCGCCCAGGAGCGACTCGTCCTGGAGGCGAGGGTGGGCGAGATCTTCGAGCGGCCAGAGCCGAGGGCCATTGGCCTGCGCGCGCACGAGGCGCAGGAGGTCCTGCTCGTGGCTCGTTGGTTCCGCCTCAACCCGGACGAGCTGGAGAGGACCCTGCCCGTGAGTGCCCGGCCCGGTGAGCAGGACGTGGCGAGCGGGACTCCGGGGTAG
- a CDS encoding glycosyltransferase family 4 protein has product MVRGRLHGIARYALELANRLPALAPDLSFSGLTAPEGLPAGLGALSPRIPLHRCPVGFLSPLEQPALAASLARLAPDLFHATSFSVPALWPGRMVATLHDANHLVLSEQYGPGRRAYYKLIVGPRAKTARALITVSEFSREELARELGLSPYRLQVIPNGVDARYQPQTASELKDFRERRGLPPRFFLAVGNTKAFKNLGMLAELAPSLPVPLVLLAGKGAVWELGFPDSTIEVSELPEDDMPRLYGAATALLFPSRYEGFGLPPLEAMACGTPAVVARTSSLPEVVGEAALLLPPDDANAWRETALKLLRDDALRHELSEKGRERAARFNWDDCARRTLATYRRALESR; this is encoded by the coding sequence ATGGTCCGTGGCCGGCTGCACGGCATCGCGCGTTACGCGCTGGAGTTGGCGAACCGGCTGCCCGCGCTGGCACCGGACCTGAGCTTCAGCGGCCTCACGGCTCCCGAGGGACTCCCGGCGGGGCTCGGCGCCCTCTCCCCGCGCATCCCCCTGCACCGCTGCCCGGTGGGCTTCCTGTCTCCCTTGGAGCAGCCGGCACTCGCCGCCTCGCTCGCTCGACTGGCGCCCGACCTGTTCCACGCGACGTCCTTCTCCGTGCCCGCGCTCTGGCCCGGACGGATGGTGGCCACGCTCCACGACGCCAACCACCTGGTGCTGTCGGAGCAGTACGGCCCGGGCCGCCGCGCCTACTACAAGCTGATCGTCGGTCCCCGGGCGAAGACGGCCCGCGCGCTCATCACCGTGTCCGAGTTCTCCCGCGAGGAGCTGGCGCGGGAGCTCGGCCTGTCGCCCTACCGCCTCCAGGTGATTCCCAATGGCGTGGACGCGCGATACCAGCCGCAGACGGCCTCGGAGCTGAAGGACTTCCGCGAGCGCCGGGGACTGCCGCCGCGCTTCTTCCTCGCGGTGGGCAACACCAAGGCCTTCAAGAACCTCGGGATGTTGGCGGAGCTCGCACCGTCGCTGCCGGTGCCCCTCGTACTGCTGGCCGGCAAGGGCGCGGTGTGGGAGCTGGGCTTCCCGGACTCGACGATTGAAGTGTCCGAGCTGCCCGAGGACGACATGCCGCGCCTCTACGGGGCCGCGACCGCGTTGCTGTTCCCCTCACGGTACGAAGGCTTCGGCCTGCCTCCCCTGGAGGCCATGGCCTGCGGCACTCCGGCGGTGGTGGCGCGCACCTCCTCGCTGCCGGAGGTGGTGGGCGAGGCCGCGCTGCTGCTCCCACCGGATGACGCGAACGCCTGGCGGGAGACGGCGCTGAAGCTGCTGCGCGACGATGCCCTGCGCCATGAGCTCTCGGAGAAGGGCCGCGAGCGCGCCGCGCGCTTCAACTGGGACGACTGTGCACGGCGCACCCTGGCCACCTACCGCCGGGCGCTGGAGTCCCGCTGA
- a CDS encoding RCC1 domain-containing protein: MLGSALVVGCGGQEGNTEQSPSAVGQVERGLSRSVPMQVTALSGVEKVFAGTSNVFAITGDTKRWGWGFNAYGQLGDGTTTSRSVPAEMPSGLSTAVDFDGGDWHSIVLLGDGSVHTFGFNILGQLGHGASGGNPVVTGAKAVAAGINHSVALTNDGRVLTWGHNYSGALGDGTTTTHYSPVHVTGFGGVPITAIAANGDNTYALDSNGNVWGWGVNINRQLGIISEPLKVPRKIPELSPAKAIAAGESFVVALKTDGTVWSTGGFIPTWQVAGLPTSSPITSIAAGDTVALAVAQDGSLWSWSSTNGYGELGNCTTSSTVNNGPNTAVRVASSCTPSGTPAAYLSGVVSASGTHNSAFAVLEDGTLWSWGRDDNGVLGTNE; the protein is encoded by the coding sequence ATGCTGGGGTCCGCGCTGGTGGTGGGTTGTGGGGGCCAGGAGGGCAATACCGAGCAGTCTCCGTCCGCCGTGGGGCAGGTCGAGCGTGGGCTCTCGCGCTCCGTTCCGATGCAGGTCACCGCCTTGTCGGGTGTCGAGAAGGTGTTTGCTGGCACTTCGAATGTCTTTGCCATCACCGGCGACACCAAGCGCTGGGGCTGGGGCTTCAATGCGTATGGGCAGCTTGGCGATGGCACCACGACCTCGCGCAGCGTGCCGGCGGAGATGCCGTCGGGCCTCTCCACCGCAGTAGACTTCGACGGTGGCGATTGGCACTCTATTGTCCTGCTCGGCGATGGCTCGGTGCATACCTTTGGCTTCAACATCCTGGGCCAACTCGGCCATGGCGCGTCGGGCGGGAACCCCGTGGTCACTGGTGCGAAGGCTGTTGCCGCTGGGATCAACCACTCGGTGGCTTTGACGAACGATGGTCGCGTGTTGACCTGGGGCCATAACTACAGTGGCGCCCTGGGTGATGGGACCACCACCACTCATTATTCGCCTGTGCATGTGACGGGGTTCGGGGGCGTGCCAATCACGGCCATTGCCGCGAATGGCGATAACACCTACGCCCTGGATTCCAACGGAAACGTGTGGGGCTGGGGTGTCAACATCAACAGGCAGCTCGGAATCATCTCGGAGCCGCTCAAGGTTCCGAGGAAGATCCCGGAGCTCTCGCCCGCGAAGGCCATTGCCGCCGGTGAGAGCTTCGTCGTGGCCCTGAAGACCGATGGCACCGTGTGGAGCACGGGTGGCTTCATTCCCACCTGGCAGGTGGCGGGTCTCCCGACCTCCTCGCCCATCACGTCCATCGCGGCGGGGGACACCGTTGCCCTGGCCGTGGCCCAGGACGGTTCGCTCTGGAGCTGGAGCAGCACCAATGGGTATGGCGAGTTGGGTAATTGCACCACCAGCAGCACCGTCAACAACGGCCCCAACACCGCGGTGCGGGTGGCGAGCAGTTGCACCCCGTCCGGCACTCCGGCTGCCTACCTCTCGGGTGTCGTGTCCGCGAGTGGTACCCACAATTCCGCCTTCGCCGTGCTCGAGGATGGCACCCTCTGGAGCTGGGGTCGCGACGACAACGGCGTTCTCGGGACGAACGAGTAG
- a CDS encoding undecaprenyl-phosphate glucose phosphotransferase encodes MFSRFQRFYTSIKVAADVVMLTLAFALAYVTRFEGPIPVLHGLPPLEETLLSLATVLIVFPVTYRQARLYATNRARTHIGEVFEVFKATIMATLIVVALTYFTRERYSRLMLAFFSGYAFVGVSTVRLVLRTVLNEVRRRGFNLKSILVIGAGELGQRVIETVEGHKELGFRVVGVLSLRPEKVGPRVLGVPVLGHVKDVDAVLDSRPVDQVIIALPLEDQAAVKPLMEQLALRTVDVKVVPDLYQYVTLYGGLEEFGGLPIISLQGDPMTGWNMVAKRVFDILFSLVAIIVSAPVMLAVAIAVKLTSRGPILYAQERMGMDGETFHILKFRTMRVDAESTGAKMASKEDPRRTPIGTFLRKYSLDELPQFFNVLWGDMSLVGPRPERPVFIEEFKRQIPRYHLRHKVKAGITGWAQINGLRGQTSIQKRIEYDLYYIENWSLLMDLKILIRTALGGFLSKNAY; translated from the coding sequence GTGTTCAGCCGGTTCCAACGCTTCTACACGTCCATCAAGGTCGCCGCCGACGTGGTGATGCTGACGTTGGCGTTCGCGCTCGCATATGTCACCCGCTTCGAGGGCCCCATCCCGGTCCTCCACGGATTGCCTCCCCTCGAGGAGACGCTGCTGTCGCTGGCGACGGTGCTCATCGTCTTCCCGGTCACCTACCGGCAGGCGCGGCTGTACGCGACGAACCGGGCGCGCACGCACATCGGCGAGGTGTTCGAGGTCTTCAAGGCCACCATCATGGCCACGCTCATCGTGGTGGCGCTGACGTACTTCACGCGCGAGCGCTACTCGCGTCTGATGCTGGCCTTCTTCTCCGGCTACGCGTTCGTCGGCGTGTCGACGGTGCGCCTGGTGCTGCGCACGGTGCTCAACGAGGTGCGCCGGCGCGGTTTCAACCTCAAGTCCATCCTGGTCATCGGCGCGGGCGAGCTGGGTCAGCGCGTCATCGAGACGGTGGAGGGCCACAAGGAGCTGGGCTTCCGCGTGGTGGGCGTGCTCTCGCTGCGCCCCGAGAAGGTGGGCCCGAGGGTGCTGGGCGTGCCGGTGCTGGGTCACGTGAAGGACGTGGACGCCGTGCTGGACTCCCGTCCGGTGGACCAGGTCATCATCGCCCTGCCGCTGGAGGATCAGGCCGCCGTCAAGCCACTCATGGAGCAGCTCGCGCTGCGCACGGTGGACGTGAAGGTGGTGCCGGACCTGTACCAGTACGTCACCCTGTACGGCGGGCTCGAGGAGTTCGGCGGGCTGCCCATCATCAGCCTCCAGGGCGATCCGATGACGGGCTGGAACATGGTGGCCAAGCGCGTCTTCGACATCCTCTTCTCGCTGGTGGCCATCATCGTGAGCGCGCCCGTCATGCTGGCCGTGGCCATCGCGGTGAAGCTCACCAGCCGCGGGCCCATCCTCTACGCCCAGGAGCGCATGGGCATGGACGGGGAGACGTTCCACATCCTCAAGTTCCGCACCATGCGCGTGGACGCCGAGAGCACCGGCGCGAAGATGGCCAGCAAGGAGGATCCGCGCCGCACGCCCATCGGCACCTTCCTTCGCAAGTACTCGCTGGACGAGCTGCCCCAGTTCTTCAACGTGCTGTGGGGTGACATGAGCCTCGTGGGCCCTCGCCCCGAGCGGCCCGTCTTCATCGAGGAGTTCAAGCGGCAGATCCCCCGTTACCATCTGCGCCACAAGGTGAAGGCCGGCATCACCGGCTGGGCGCAGATCAACGGCCTGCGGGGGCAGACTTCCATCCAGAAGCGGATCGAGTACGACCTGTATTACATCGAGAACTGGTCACTGCTGATGGACCTGAAGATTCTCATCCGTACTGCACTGGGCGGCTTCCTCTCGAAGAACGCCTACTAG